One Thermococcus kodakarensis KOD1 genomic window carries:
- a CDS encoding ABC transporter permease subunit, whose product MHWGLKLEFIKSMRTKKVWVLLGIMMLLYVPGFYLEKMNGNTPQTVGEAVNMLVSNIEDLAGFFLGILALLLGATAINSDLENGTIRVALSKPVRRIGYLGGKFLAHVVVLLAALLLMTVIGIIGLAWMGAPFGQKLVTESMLLNFLLLLAMIQLVALGYILSTMIKSSGTALGAALALFFILFMLIPSIVSFMAIKDYVFDENVNYDEVAERVDEYTTKYLFYSPLSQMGVILGDVYEDGNYVGIAHAIGKNPVNFGLIVGMTIVYFGGAFLRFARMDLR is encoded by the coding sequence ATGCACTGGGGGCTGAAGCTTGAATTTATCAAAAGCATGAGAACGAAGAAGGTCTGGGTTCTGCTCGGCATAATGATGCTTCTCTACGTGCCGGGGTTCTACCTAGAAAAAATGAACGGAAATACGCCTCAAACCGTTGGTGAGGCAGTAAACATGCTCGTCAGCAACATCGAGGATCTGGCAGGGTTCTTCCTTGGAATACTCGCGCTCCTCCTTGGTGCCACCGCAATAAACTCCGACCTTGAGAACGGGACGATAAGGGTAGCCCTCAGCAAACCAGTGAGGAGAATAGGCTACCTTGGGGGCAAGTTCCTAGCCCATGTTGTTGTGCTCCTCGCGGCGCTCCTCCTGATGACGGTGATAGGTATAATCGGCCTCGCCTGGATGGGGGCACCGTTCGGCCAAAAGCTCGTCACCGAGTCAATGCTCCTGAACTTTCTTCTTCTGCTCGCGATGATCCAGCTCGTTGCACTGGGCTACATCCTCTCCACGATGATAAAATCTTCAGGAACGGCCCTTGGAGCAGCTCTGGCGCTGTTCTTCATACTCTTCATGCTCATACCGAGCATCGTCTCGTTCATGGCAATCAAAGACTACGTCTTCGACGAGAACGTGAACTACGATGAGGTCGCGGAGAGGGTGGACGAGTACACTACAAAGTACCTGTTCTATTCACCGCTCTCCCAGATGGGGGTGATTCTCGGTGACGTGTACGAGGACGGCAATTACGTAGGCATTGCCCACGCCATAGGTAAGAACCCGGTAAACTTCGGTTTGATAGTCGGTATGACCATCGTGTACTTTGGAGGGGCCTTTCTGAGGTTTGCCAGGATGGATTTGAGGTGA
- the asnB gene encoding asparagine synthase (glutamine-hydrolyzing), with translation MCLIAGGMGGNLREKLIKMAIAGKHRGPESFGVWTDGGVLKSDDFSKLTEIPDGRIGLLQCRLAITGSKSFTQPFINDLALVHNGEIYNHAALREYLERRGVSFESDVDSEVVLRLIEFLREEHLSYPEIVKKLFWMLEGDYAVAFSDGERIYLFRDPLGIRPLYFSRNGLFASEKKVLWAVGEREVEPVQPGELVVLEKNGVRRARLFSLENLKSKAKCERKDPVGGVGKLLRYAVKNRVSKKTGVLFSGGLDSTLVAYLASQYSDVILYTAGTEDSPDIEWARKVADHFGWALRERTFEVEDVRDAVKRVMYAIEEPNPMNLAIGLPLYFASGLASSDGTRVLLSGQGADELFGGYAKYLERPELMEEDIALISERNLARDDKITMLNGVEGRYPFLALPVVSFALKLPLEAKIVDGTRKVILRKLALRLGIPEWIAEREKRAAQYGSRAQKLLEKIAREEGLTLREFAEKLFRETFPNAF, from the coding sequence ATGTGCCTCATCGCTGGCGGAATGGGGGGGAATCTCAGAGAAAAGCTCATCAAAATGGCGATAGCAGGAAAGCACAGGGGCCCTGAAAGTTTTGGGGTCTGGACCGATGGGGGAGTCCTCAAATCTGATGACTTTTCAAAGCTGACCGAGATTCCAGACGGGAGAATCGGTCTCCTCCAGTGCAGGCTGGCCATAACTGGTTCAAAGAGCTTTACTCAACCATTCATAAACGATCTAGCCCTTGTTCACAACGGTGAGATATACAACCATGCGGCGCTGAGAGAATACCTGGAGAGGAGAGGCGTTTCTTTTGAGAGCGACGTTGACAGCGAGGTTGTACTTAGGCTTATCGAGTTTTTGAGGGAAGAACATCTGAGCTATCCCGAGATAGTTAAAAAACTCTTCTGGATGCTTGAGGGGGACTACGCCGTTGCCTTCTCAGATGGAGAGCGCATCTACCTGTTTAGAGATCCTCTGGGGATCAGGCCGCTCTACTTCTCACGTAACGGCCTGTTTGCAAGCGAGAAGAAAGTCCTCTGGGCGGTGGGCGAGAGGGAAGTTGAACCCGTCCAGCCGGGGGAGCTCGTCGTTCTTGAAAAGAACGGGGTGAGGCGGGCCAGGCTGTTCTCCCTTGAGAACCTAAAATCCAAAGCAAAATGCGAAAGGAAAGACCCGGTTGGCGGCGTTGGAAAACTCCTTAGATATGCAGTGAAGAACAGGGTCAGCAAAAAAACGGGAGTTCTGTTTTCCGGCGGCTTGGACAGCACTCTGGTCGCTTACCTGGCTTCGCAGTACTCCGACGTGATACTGTACACGGCTGGAACTGAGGACAGTCCCGACATAGAGTGGGCCAGGAAAGTGGCCGACCACTTTGGCTGGGCGCTGAGGGAGAGAACTTTTGAAGTCGAGGATGTCAGAGATGCCGTGAAAAGAGTAATGTACGCCATCGAAGAGCCCAACCCGATGAACCTCGCAATTGGACTGCCGCTTTACTTTGCCTCTGGTCTAGCTTCTTCAGACGGTACGCGCGTCCTCCTCAGCGGGCAGGGGGCGGACGAGCTCTTCGGAGGCTACGCAAAGTACCTTGAGAGACCCGAACTTATGGAAGAGGACATAGCCCTCATCTCCGAGAGGAACCTCGCGAGGGACGACAAGATAACAATGCTGAACGGAGTTGAAGGAAGATATCCCTTCCTCGCCCTTCCTGTGGTGAGCTTTGCCCTTAAACTGCCGCTCGAAGCTAAGATAGTGGATGGAACCAGAAAAGTCATCCTCAGGAAACTCGCCCTGCGTCTCGGAATCCCCGAGTGGATAGCGGAGAGGGAGAAGAGGGCCGCGCAGTACGGCAGCAGGGCGCAGAAGCTCCTTGAGAAGATAGCCAGAGAAGAGGGCCTAACGCTCAGAGAGTTCGCGGAGAAACTCTTCAGGGAGACGTTCCCAAACGCTTTTTAA
- a CDS encoding L-threonylcarbamoyladenylate synthase, which yields MTIVINMRDGLDEKKIKVAARLILEGKLVAFPTETVYGLGADALNEGAVRRIFEAKGRPADNPLIIHIASIDDLEKVAREVPEKAKLLAERFWPGPLTLVLPKREEVPLVTTGGLDTVAVRMPAHPIALALIRASTPLAAPSANISGKPSPTSAEHVIDDFYGKIEGIIDGGETWVGVESTVVDLTEEPPVLLRPGGIPLEELEKVIGPIRIHPAVKGKKIDLAKAPGMKYKHYAPNAMVIVVEGTPENRRRKIQELVDEYRKKGHRVGVMATFEVEADEFYFLGKTLEEVARNLFKALRELDKRGVDVIIAEGVEEVGVGLAVMNRLRKAAGYNIVKA from the coding sequence GTGACGATAGTTATCAACATGCGAGACGGCCTGGATGAGAAGAAGATAAAGGTAGCCGCGAGGCTCATCCTTGAGGGGAAACTCGTGGCGTTTCCGACCGAGACCGTTTACGGCCTTGGGGCCGACGCCCTGAACGAGGGGGCCGTCAGGAGGATATTCGAGGCCAAAGGAAGACCCGCGGACAATCCTCTGATAATCCACATAGCAAGCATCGATGACCTTGAGAAAGTTGCCAGAGAAGTGCCCGAGAAGGCAAAGCTCCTCGCGGAGAGGTTCTGGCCTGGACCGCTCACACTCGTTCTTCCAAAGCGTGAGGAAGTGCCGCTGGTCACGACCGGCGGCCTCGACACCGTCGCCGTAAGGATGCCCGCCCACCCAATAGCACTCGCTCTCATAAGGGCGAGCACCCCACTGGCCGCTCCCTCGGCCAACATAAGCGGGAAGCCCAGCCCGACTTCGGCCGAGCACGTGATTGACGACTTCTACGGAAAAATCGAGGGGATAATAGACGGCGGCGAGACTTGGGTCGGTGTCGAATCAACGGTCGTTGACCTCACCGAAGAGCCCCCAGTTCTCCTGAGACCAGGGGGTATCCCGCTGGAGGAGCTGGAGAAAGTTATCGGGCCCATCAGGATACACCCCGCGGTCAAGGGAAAGAAGATAGACCTCGCGAAGGCTCCCGGAATGAAGTACAAGCACTACGCCCCAAACGCAATGGTGATAGTTGTTGAGGGAACTCCTGAGAACAGGAGAAGAAAAATCCAGGAGCTGGTGGATGAGTACAGGAAAAAGGGCCACCGCGTTGGTGTGATGGCGACTTTTGAAGTGGAGGCGGACGAGTTCTACTTCCTCGGGAAAACCTTAGAAGAAGTCGCCAGAAATCTCTTCAAGGCCCTCAGAGAGCTTGACAAGCGCGGCGTGGACGTGATAATAGCCGAAGGGGTTGAGGAGGTAGGAGTGGGGCTTGCAGTAATGAACCGCCTGAGGAAGGCGGCCGGCTATAACATCGTTAAAGCATAG
- a CDS encoding glycosyltransferase family 4 protein, whose protein sequence is MRILMVGHYPPHGGGVARHLDNLVRELRKRHEVHVLTYGPVKVREFEREFVHQLRVPPFYGLRGSTFAFAGARKIAQLHREFGFDIVHCHFAGTTSFSGALAKEKTGLPFVVTAHGSDLENTPKSPLGRFYVTRSLKRADVVIAVSHHLARLAKTLGAENVKVIPNGLPEFEGSEGGKREYVTFIGALRDYKSPETFVELAKFFPNTEFLVVGDGPLRKRLEAKAPPNVHFLGYRTDVEEILSRSILLVLPSKREGFGLVILEANSLGVPAIGRRVSAIPELIREGKNGLTFTSFDDLVDEVRALLESPKTARKMGSTGKRVAEKYSWEKVAEEVERVYSSLVG, encoded by the coding sequence ATGAGAATCCTAATGGTCGGACACTACCCTCCCCACGGTGGCGGTGTTGCGAGGCATCTCGACAACCTCGTAAGGGAACTTAGAAAGCGCCACGAAGTCCATGTGCTCACATACGGCCCCGTCAAGGTCAGGGAGTTCGAGAGGGAGTTTGTCCATCAGCTCAGGGTTCCGCCGTTTTATGGTCTGAGGGGAAGCACCTTCGCCTTCGCGGGCGCTAGGAAGATAGCTCAACTCCACAGAGAGTTCGGTTTTGACATTGTCCACTGCCACTTCGCAGGAACGACCTCCTTCTCCGGCGCGCTGGCCAAGGAGAAGACGGGCCTGCCCTTTGTCGTCACAGCTCACGGAAGCGACCTGGAGAACACCCCCAAATCGCCCCTGGGCAGGTTCTACGTTACGAGAAGCCTGAAAAGAGCTGATGTCGTTATAGCGGTCAGCCACCACCTGGCGAGACTCGCTAAAACCCTTGGCGCGGAAAACGTCAAGGTCATACCCAATGGACTTCCCGAGTTTGAAGGATCCGAGGGAGGAAAGAGGGAGTACGTGACCTTCATCGGTGCCCTTCGGGACTATAAATCCCCCGAAACGTTTGTAGAGCTCGCTAAGTTCTTTCCCAACACAGAGTTCCTCGTGGTTGGTGACGGCCCCCTCAGGAAAAGGCTTGAGGCGAAAGCTCCGCCGAACGTCCATTTCCTCGGCTATCGCACGGATGTTGAGGAGATTTTAAGCAGGAGCATTCTGCTGGTTCTCCCTTCCAAGAGGGAAGGATTCGGTCTTGTCATCCTTGAGGCCAACTCCCTCGGCGTTCCTGCGATTGGAAGGCGGGTCAGCGCGATTCCAGAGCTTATCAGAGAGGGGAAGAACGGCCTGACGTTCACCAGCTTTGATGACCTCGTGGACGAAGTTAGAGCGCTCCTGGAAAGTCCGAAGACCGCCAGAAAAATGGGTTCAACGGGAAAACGCGTTGCCGAGAAGTACTCCTGGGAAAAAGTTGCGGAGGAAGTTGAACGGGTGTACTCGTCCCTCGTGGGATAG
- a CDS encoding ABC transporter ATP-binding protein: protein MMRVENLVKFYKDVKALNGLNLEVKPGQIYGFLGPNGAGKSTTILSTLGLIFPQQGRIQLFDLEVFRDGKFDENKLVQAKKRIGYMPEHATLWDFLTPVQTLDIIADAFKIPKTEKEKRIKELLDLVGLSEAKNRKVGKFSKGMRQRLLLAQALINDPDLLILDEPMSGLDPKGIAEFKDIIREQRKAGKTVFFSSHILAHVEEICDTVGVIVKGKLIREGSLEEIKREFLEKAGYTIILETSKPVDWSSAPWRASPLGENKYRIVAERDIREELHDYVAKQGAKILTLQIKEPTLEEIFLKMVKE from the coding sequence GTGATGAGGGTTGAGAATCTCGTCAAATTCTACAAGGACGTTAAGGCCCTCAACGGCCTCAACCTAGAAGTAAAACCAGGCCAAATCTACGGCTTCCTAGGCCCAAACGGAGCAGGAAAAAGCACGACAATCCTGAGCACCCTCGGCCTAATCTTCCCACAACAAGGCCGCATACAACTCTTCGACCTAGAAGTCTTCAGGGATGGAAAATTCGACGAGAACAAACTCGTCCAAGCAAAGAAGAGAATCGGCTACATGCCCGAACACGCAACCCTCTGGGACTTCCTCACACCAGTCCAAACCCTCGACATAATCGCGGATGCATTCAAAATACCAAAAACCGAGAAGGAGAAAAGAATCAAAGAACTCCTAGACTTAGTAGGCCTAAGCGAGGCTAAGAACAGGAAGGTGGGCAAATTCTCGAAGGGCATGAGACAGAGGCTCCTCCTAGCCCAGGCACTCATCAACGACCCAGACCTCTTAATCCTCGACGAGCCAATGAGCGGTCTAGATCCAAAGGGCATCGCCGAGTTCAAGGACATTATCAGGGAGCAGAGAAAAGCCGGAAAAACGGTCTTCTTCTCAAGCCACATCCTGGCCCACGTTGAGGAAATCTGCGATACCGTTGGAGTCATCGTGAAGGGAAAACTCATCAGGGAAGGAAGCTTGGAGGAGATTAAGCGCGAGTTCCTTGAGAAAGCGGGCTACACGATAATTCTGGAGACGAGCAAGCCCGTCGACTGGAGCAGTGCTCCCTGGCGCGCTTCACCCCTCGGCGAGAACAAGTACAGGATTGTGGCCGAGAGAGACATTAGAGAAGAACTCCACGACTACGTTGCAAAACAAGGAGCAAAAATACTCACCCTACAAATCAAAGAACCCACCCTCGAAGAAATATTCCTAAAAATGGTAAAAGAGTGA
- a CDS encoding nucleotidyltransferase domain-containing protein, with protein sequence MPREKVVKIWDEREVVYSPKRWRYLWEKRENALKIMERLKDFDPVLYGSVARGDVRKDSDIDIFIPIRVPSYLIELALEGLVRRRKIVMATPWHLIKGVIEIDEETSVTFPLLEPTDRELEFYRWGGAIDIWGVKTKERVPGVNKKLILILPTEKGHIEREVMGREPEVAKILGVSVDIVTERVHVLTRRDSIGRTGIYLNEEVPDWMSFEEALKIIADRDPNVRRKVRERGDI encoded by the coding sequence ATGCCCAGGGAGAAGGTTGTGAAAATCTGGGACGAGAGGGAAGTTGTGTACTCCCCAAAACGCTGGCGCTACCTGTGGGAAAAGCGTGAGAATGCCCTAAAGATTATGGAGAGGCTGAAGGACTTTGATCCCGTCCTCTATGGAAGCGTCGCTAGGGGAGACGTCAGAAAGGACAGCGACATAGACATCTTCATTCCAATTCGGGTTCCGAGCTACCTCATCGAGCTGGCCCTCGAAGGCCTTGTACGGAGGAGAAAAATCGTTATGGCAACACCATGGCACCTGATAAAGGGCGTCATCGAGATAGATGAGGAGACTAGCGTTACATTTCCTCTGCTTGAACCAACGGACAGGGAGCTTGAGTTCTACCGCTGGGGCGGGGCAATCGACATCTGGGGTGTCAAAACGAAGGAGAGAGTCCCAGGAGTTAACAAAAAGCTCATCCTAATACTCCCAACGGAGAAGGGACACATAGAGAGGGAAGTCATGGGAAGAGAGCCAGAAGTCGCCAAAATACTTGGAGTGAGCGTGGATATCGTTACCGAGAGGGTTCACGTCCTTACGAGGAGGGACAGCATTGGTAGGACCGGGATATACCTCAACGAAGAAGTTCCCGACTGGATGAGCTTCGAGGAGGCGCTGAAGATCATAGCCGACCGCGACCCCAACGTGAGGAGAAAGGTGAGGGAAAGAGGGGATATCTAA
- a CDS encoding N-glycosylase/DNA lyase codes for MSLERFVKIKYQTNEEKADKLVEGLKELGIECARIIEEKVDLQFDALRHLRENLNDDETFIKLVIANSIVSYQLSGKGEDWWWEFSKYFSQNPPEKSIVEACSKFLPSSRTNRRLVAGKIKRLEKLEPFLNSLTLQELRRYYFENMMGLRNDIAEALGSPKTAKTVVFAVKMFGYAGRIAFGEFVPYPMEIDIPEDVRIKAYTERITNEPPVSFWRRVAEETGIPPLHIDSILWPVLGGKREVMERLKKVCEKWELVLELGSL; via the coding sequence ATGAGCCTGGAGCGTTTTGTAAAAATAAAGTACCAGACGAACGAGGAAAAAGCCGACAAACTTGTAGAAGGTCTTAAAGAGCTGGGTATCGAGTGCGCGAGGATCATAGAGGAAAAGGTAGACCTCCAGTTCGACGCCCTCAGACACCTCCGCGAAAATCTGAACGACGATGAGACCTTCATCAAGCTGGTAATAGCCAACTCCATAGTCAGCTACCAGCTGAGCGGGAAGGGAGAGGACTGGTGGTGGGAGTTCTCAAAGTATTTCTCCCAAAATCCTCCAGAGAAGAGCATAGTTGAGGCATGCTCAAAGTTTCTACCCTCATCAAGAACCAACCGCCGGCTCGTCGCCGGAAAGATCAAGAGGTTGGAAAAGCTCGAGCCGTTTCTAAACTCGCTGACGCTCCAAGAACTTAGGAGGTACTACTTTGAGAATATGATGGGACTGCGGAACGACATTGCAGAAGCCCTGGGATCTCCAAAAACCGCAAAGACCGTGGTTTTCGCCGTCAAGATGTTTGGCTACGCGGGTAGAATAGCCTTCGGGGAGTTTGTCCCGTATCCAATGGAGATAGACATTCCCGAGGACGTCAGAATAAAAGCCTACACCGAAAGGATAACTAACGAGCCGCCGGTGAGCTTCTGGAGAAGGGTCGCCGAAGAAACGGGAATTCCACCGCTCCATATAGACTCAATCCTGTGGCCAGTGCTTGGGGGGAAGCGGGAAGTAATGGAACGGCTGAAGAAGGTCTGCGAGAAGTGGGAGTTAGTTCTTGAGCTCGGATCCCTCTGA
- a CDS encoding ATP/GTP-binding protein produces the protein MILAFIGTAGSGKTTLTGEFGKYLSENGYRVAYVNLDTGVRKLPYTPDLDVREKVTAWSLMDEGLGPNGAIVKSYDILAEYTGEYAEKIRELDKESDYVLIDTPGQMETFLFHEFGVELMEAFPDALGVYLFSPEVLRKPSDFCFAVFFGLMIDLRLGITTVPALNKVDTVEDIEGIRKYLDDIEYLTARLKLEPSTQGLLAYKLCSSLPELAPPTRVLYLSAKTGEGFEDLETVAYEHYCTCGDLT, from the coding sequence ATGATACTGGCTTTCATAGGCACAGCCGGGAGCGGAAAGACGACCTTAACGGGGGAGTTTGGAAAATACCTCTCCGAAAACGGGTATAGGGTAGCCTATGTTAATCTGGACACGGGGGTTAGAAAACTTCCATACACTCCCGATCTTGATGTCAGAGAGAAGGTAACCGCGTGGAGCCTTATGGACGAAGGCCTCGGACCGAACGGGGCTATAGTGAAGAGCTACGACATTCTTGCCGAATACACGGGGGAATACGCCGAGAAGATCAGGGAACTTGACAAGGAGTCCGACTACGTTCTGATAGACACCCCGGGCCAGATGGAGACTTTCCTCTTCCACGAGTTTGGGGTTGAGCTTATGGAGGCCTTTCCAGATGCCCTAGGGGTTTATCTTTTCTCACCTGAAGTGCTTAGGAAGCCCTCTGACTTCTGCTTTGCGGTGTTCTTCGGCCTGATGATAGACCTCAGGCTGGGGATAACGACGGTGCCAGCCCTGAATAAGGTGGATACAGTTGAAGACATCGAAGGGATACGGAAGTACCTCGACGACATAGAATACCTCACGGCGAGGCTGAAGCTTGAGCCCTCCACCCAGGGGCTTCTGGCTTACAAGCTGTGCTCCTCTCTTCCGGAGCTTGCCCCTCCCACGAGGGTTCTCTACCTCTCGGCAAAAACCGGTGAGGGATTCGAGGATCTCGAAACCGTGGCATATGAGCACTACTGCACCTGCGGCGATCTGACCTGA
- a CDS encoding beta-ribofuranosylaminobenzene 5'-phosphate synthase family protein — MIVRTPRRLHLGLIDPTGSLGRRFGSIGVAIDGGYEVRVLPSEKMEIKAQGEDIETIEKTLGRMNAAFGTGVNYLVEVRRGIPRHVGLGSTTQLSLAVGTAVARLNGIHVSIGELARALGRGKNSGAGIYTFAYGGFVLDGGVRNSVPPLVLREDFPEEWAFLLVIPELKRGPDEEEEKPAMESSFGDVEAAREISHRILLGLLPTLKERNIKAFGEHLSAIQKLVGRHFAGFQGGEFREDISLIVKFLNEKTYGAGQSSWGPTVYGLILKSEFQSASSEVFDYLKDQGIKAKIELGIPRNTGAEIVEENAFLIRIIKSVAGGQ, encoded by the coding sequence GTGATAGTGCGCACGCCTAGGAGGCTCCACCTCGGCCTCATAGACCCTACGGGCAGCCTCGGAAGACGGTTTGGGAGTATTGGGGTAGCAATCGATGGAGGCTACGAGGTAAGGGTTCTCCCCTCTGAAAAGATGGAAATCAAAGCTCAGGGAGAGGATATCGAGACGATCGAGAAAACTTTAGGGAGAATGAACGCCGCTTTTGGGACTGGGGTGAACTATCTCGTTGAAGTCAGGCGTGGAATTCCAAGGCACGTTGGTCTCGGTTCCACTACCCAGCTCAGCCTGGCCGTTGGAACTGCAGTGGCGAGGCTCAACGGAATTCATGTCTCGATAGGGGAACTTGCTAGAGCCCTTGGAAGGGGCAAGAACAGCGGCGCTGGAATATACACCTTCGCCTACGGCGGATTTGTGCTGGATGGCGGTGTCAGGAACTCCGTCCCGCCGCTGGTACTCCGCGAGGACTTTCCGGAAGAGTGGGCGTTTCTCCTGGTAATTCCGGAGCTTAAGCGCGGCCCAGACGAGGAGGAGGAAAAGCCCGCGATGGAGTCAAGCTTTGGCGACGTTGAAGCGGCCAGGGAGATAAGCCACAGGATTCTGCTCGGTCTTCTACCGACCCTCAAAGAGCGCAATATAAAGGCCTTTGGAGAGCATCTGAGTGCCATACAGAAGCTCGTGGGCAGGCACTTTGCAGGATTCCAGGGCGGAGAGTTCAGGGAGGACATCTCTCTGATAGTGAAGTTTCTCAACGAAAAGACGTATGGAGCGGGCCAGAGCAGCTGGGGACCTACTGTTTACGGCCTGATCCTGAAGTCGGAATTCCAGAGTGCCAGCAGCGAGGTTTTCGACTACCTGAAGGATCAGGGGATAAAGGCCAAGATTGAACTGGGAATTCCAAGGAACACTGGGGCAGAGATCGTTGAGGAGAACGCCTTCCTGATCAGGATTATAAAAAGCGTCGCCGGTGGTCAGTGA
- a CDS encoding acetate--CoA ligase family protein, producing MSAKEEALKVIESVLKSGRTALVEYEAKQVLKAYSLPVPNEKLAKTLDEALEYAEEIGYPVAMKLMSPQILHKSDAKVVILNIKSPEELKQKWEEIHENARKYRPDAEILGVLIAPMLRPGREIIIGVTEDPQFGHAIMFGLGGIFVEVLKDVTFRIIPITEKDARKMIAEIKGYPILAGARGEEPADIDAIVDMLLKVSQLVDELRDYIKEMDLNPVFVYEKGKGAVVVDARIIAKAPEKKE from the coding sequence ATGAGCGCCAAAGAAGAGGCCCTTAAGGTTATTGAGAGCGTTTTGAAGTCTGGAAGGACTGCGCTCGTTGAGTACGAGGCCAAGCAGGTCTTAAAGGCCTATAGTCTGCCCGTCCCAAACGAAAAGCTTGCCAAGACCCTTGATGAAGCACTGGAGTACGCCGAAGAGATTGGATATCCTGTCGCCATGAAGCTCATGTCGCCTCAGATACTCCACAAGAGCGACGCCAAGGTCGTCATACTCAACATAAAGTCTCCCGAAGAGCTGAAGCAGAAGTGGGAGGAGATTCACGAGAACGCGAGGAAGTACCGCCCCGATGCCGAGATTCTCGGTGTCCTCATAGCGCCGATGCTCAGGCCAGGAAGGGAGATTATCATCGGTGTCACAGAAGACCCGCAGTTCGGCCACGCGATAATGTTCGGCCTCGGTGGCATCTTCGTCGAGGTACTCAAGGACGTGACCTTCAGGATAATCCCAATAACCGAGAAGGACGCAAGGAAGATGATAGCAGAGATCAAGGGCTACCCGATTCTGGCCGGAGCGCGCGGTGAAGAGCCAGCCGACATAGACGCCATCGTGGACATGCTCCTTAAAGTGTCTCAGCTCGTTGATGAGCTCAGGGACTACATCAAGGAGATGGACCTCAACCCTGTCTTCGTCTACGAGAAGGGCAAGGGAGCAGTTGTCGTTGACGCAAGGATAATAGCGAAAGCTCCAGAAAAGAAAGAGTGA
- a CDS encoding acetate--CoA ligase family protein encodes MSEKIVEELRPFFDPKAVAIIGATDKKGKVGNVIFENFRMNKERGIFKGNIYPVNPKLDEIEGYKVYHSVKELPDDTDLAVISIPAKFVPATMREVAEKGIKAVVIITGGFGELGEEGKRMEQEILEIARANGIRVIGPNCVGVYVPDTGVDTVFLPEEKMDRPKSGPIAFVSQSGAFAAAMLDWAAMAGIGIGKMVSYGNKLDVDDADLMEYFIHDDEIKVVTFYIEGVKDGRKFMEAAKKITKVKPVIALKSGRTEYGAKAASSHTGSLAGADTIYDAVFKQTGIIRAEDFEHMFDLAKAFAALLHKLPKGDRIGIITDGGGAGVMASDAVARFGLKMAELSEETIKFLEENFPPHAVAGNPTDVVGDTDAERYRIAIEAFTKDPNVDAIVIIVLFQVPLLEEEKIIEILADYQKKTDKPIVAVAMGGRKTDRYARMLEEKGVPVYPTPERGVRAMAGLVRYAEYLRKVKGE; translated from the coding sequence ATGTCAGAGAAAATCGTCGAAGAACTCAGGCCCTTCTTTGACCCGAAGGCGGTCGCAATCATCGGTGCAACCGACAAGAAGGGAAAGGTCGGAAACGTTATTTTTGAGAACTTCAGAATGAACAAGGAGCGCGGGATTTTCAAGGGCAACATCTACCCCGTTAACCCCAAGCTCGACGAGATAGAGGGCTACAAGGTTTACCACAGCGTTAAAGAGCTCCCCGATGACACTGATCTGGCCGTTATCTCGATTCCGGCCAAGTTCGTGCCGGCAACGATGAGGGAGGTAGCTGAGAAGGGCATTAAGGCGGTCGTCATCATCACCGGCGGCTTCGGTGAGCTTGGAGAAGAAGGCAAGAGAATGGAGCAGGAGATACTTGAGATAGCGAGGGCAAACGGGATAAGGGTCATCGGCCCCAACTGTGTCGGCGTTTACGTTCCAGATACCGGCGTTGATACCGTCTTCTTGCCGGAAGAGAAGATGGACAGGCCGAAGAGCGGGCCAATAGCCTTCGTTAGCCAGAGCGGTGCATTCGCAGCTGCTATGCTCGACTGGGCTGCTATGGCTGGCATAGGCATCGGTAAGATGGTCAGCTACGGCAACAAGCTCGACGTGGACGATGCAGATCTCATGGAGTACTTCATCCACGACGACGAGATAAAGGTCGTTACCTTCTACATCGAGGGCGTCAAGGACGGAAGGAAGTTCATGGAGGCGGCAAAGAAGATCACCAAGGTTAAGCCCGTAATCGCCTTGAAGAGCGGAAGAACGGAGTACGGAGCTAAAGCTGCATCTTCTCACACAGGCTCGCTCGCTGGAGCCGACACCATCTACGACGCGGTCTTCAAGCAGACTGGAATAATCCGCGCCGAGGACTTCGAACACATGTTCGACCTTGCTAAGGCCTTCGCCGCACTACTCCACAAGCTCCCGAAGGGCGACAGGATAGGCATAATCACCGACGGCGGTGGAGCTGGAGTTATGGCGAGCGACGCAGTTGCCAGGTTCGGCCTCAAGATGGCGGAGCTGAGCGAGGAGACGATAAAGTTTCTCGAGGAGAACTTCCCGCCGCACGCGGTAGCTGGCAACCCGACCGATGTCGTGGGCGACACCGATGCCGAGAGGTACAGAATAGCTATTGAAGCCTTCACGAAGGATCCGAACGTCGATGCGATAGTCATCATCGTCCTCTTCCAGGTGCCGCTCCTTGAGGAGGAGAAGATCATCGAGATACTCGCTGACTACCAGAAGAAGACGGACAAGCCGATAGTGGCAGTTGCTATGGGCGGAAGGAAGACCGACCGCTACGCAAGGATGCTTGAGGAGAAGGGCGTCCCCGTTTACCCGACCCCCGAGAGGGGAGTCCGTGCCATGGCAGGTCTCGTGAGGTATGCTGAATACCTCCGCAAGGTTAAGGGGGAATGA